From Carya illinoinensis cultivar Pawnee chromosome 5, C.illinoinensisPawnee_v1, whole genome shotgun sequence, one genomic window encodes:
- the LOC122311220 gene encoding probable 1-acyl-sn-glycerol-3-phosphate acyltransferase 4, which yields MEACKPLKSDNNRLKHRPLTPIRVLRGLLCLVVFLSTAFMFLVYFAPVSAVMLRLFSLHYSRKASSFLFGLWLALWPFLFEKINGTKVVFSGDMVPEGERVLLIANHRTEVDWMYLWDLALRKGCLGHMKYILKSSLMKLPVLGWGFHILEFIAVERKWEIDESVLCNMLSTFKNPQDPLWLVLFPEGTNFTEEKCKKSRKFAAEAKLPMMFNVLLPKTKSFCFCLEALRGSLNAVYDVSIAYKHQCPSFMDNVFGVDPSEVHIHVLRIPIDEIPACDTGAAAWLTNRFQLKDQLLSYLQQKDDCCRMNDSSKVSKLITLLNFCIP from the exons ATGGAAGCTTGCAAGCCGCTCAAATCTGATAATAATAGATTAAAGCACCGCCCTTTGACTCCTATTCGGGTTTTAAGGGGTCTTCTATGTCTAGTGGTGTTTCTTTCCACCGCCTTCATGTTTTTGGTGTATTTTGCACCTGTGAGTGCTGTCATGTTACGGCTTTTCAGCCTGCATTACAGTAGGAAAGCATCATCCTTCCTCTTTGGCCTGTGGCTGGCTCTGTGGCCTTTTctgtttgaaaaaataaacgGGACCAAAGTGGTTTTTTCTGGAGATATGGTTCCAGAAGGGGAGCGTGTTTTGCTTATTGCCAATCACAGAACTGAGGTTGACTGGATGTACTTGTGGGATCTTGCATTGAGGAAAGGGTGTCTGGGCCACATGAAATATATTCTTAAAAGCAGCTTGATGAAACTGCCTGTCTTAGGTTGGGGATTTCACATCTTGGAGTTCATTGCTGTGGAGAGGAAGTGGGAAATTGATGAATCAGTTTTGTGCAATATGCTTTCCACATTTAAGAATCCTCAGGATCCATTATGGCTCGTTCTGTTTCCTGAAGGAACTAATTTTAC TGAAGAGAAATGCAAGAAGAGTCGAAAATTTGCAGCTGAAGCTAAACTGCCTATGATGTTCAATGTCTTGCTCCCAAAAACAAAGAGCTTCTGCTTTTGCTTGGAAGCACTGCGGGGCTCCTTGAATGCAG TTTATGATGTGAGCATCGCATACAAGCACCAATGCCCTTCCTTTATGGACAATGTGTTTGGCGTGGATCCTTCagaagttcacattcatgttctGCGTATCCCAATTGATGAGATTCCAGCTTGTGATACGGGGGCTGCAGCATGGTTAACGAATAGGTTCCAGCTCAAGGACCAATTGCTCTCatatttacaacagaaagacgattgctgcagaatgaatgactcatccaaggttagtaaattaatcactctcttaaacttttgtattccataa